The nucleotide window TGTTAATGGAGACCCTGcatgtggcctctccatgtgACTTGGGCTTCTTCACGGCATGGTGGCCTCAGGGTGCTCGGACTTTTTACGTGGTGGCTCAGAGTTCCAAGAGTGAGTATTTCTAGTGGGCAAAGCAGAAGTTGTAGAGCCTTTTATGATATCACCTTGGAAGTCACATAGTGTCACTTCCACTGTACTCTATTTGTCAGAGCAGTCACAAGCTGGCCAATATTCAGTGGGCGGGAACACAGACCCAAGCTCTCCATGGGAGGAATACGGAGGAGTTTACATGCACCCATGCTTGAAACTGCTGCCTGACCGATGCTTTGAATGGCAGAGTTATACTGTGTGGAGAAACATGGGCAGAGACCTGTGTTCCCCAACCCCAGTCCTCGGACCCTACTGGTCAGCAGCCTGTTAACAACTGGGCCACACAGGCTCTCCTGGAACTCCCCGCCATGGGTGGAAagattgttttccatgaaacttagtaacagggccaggcagcaggaggtgagcagtgggggaGTGAGCAAAGCTTTGTTTGTATTTGCAGCTCCTCCCCATCCATCccccatcaccgcctgagctctgcctccggCCCCCACCACAGTcattggaaaaattgtcttccatgaaaccagtccctgggcccaaaaaggttgaggactgccgGCATAGGTAACTGTGATTCAAAAGGAATTCAGAAAATCGATTGTGTTAATGAACCCATGAGAGGGGTTCACTGTTGCTGGGTGCACAGAAAGCCAATCATTGACACAAGGAGGATTGTCCAGGAAGATAGCATTTATTACAGTGTATGCGTCTACTGGGGGGGGGGAGGTAGGAACTGTCTCAAATCTGTGTCCCCAGTCTACAGGGTCAGGGGTGTCTCTGGAGATGAAATGAACAATGCACGAGGGAATGAGCATGATTACATGTCTGGGGCGGAGTGCAGGGCATGGAAGTGCAGTGAGGAATCATGCTGGTGCATACATCCATGATCAAAAATGGGGGACAAGTCCTTCCCAGGATGGGGACTTTAGTATTATAATGAGCTAGAGGTTAACGttggtcattctttcagcctcATGTGCAGGCTCAGTGGGTACTTGGGCACAGTCTGTGGTGGGCTGTGGTTTACCCGGTCTTCTCTGGACACACAGGTGGTGTGAGGCTAGGTAGTGATCTCGTGCCTGCAGGGAGGCTCCACCGTTTCTGGGAAGGAAACTCGGAAGGGAACAGAGTTTGCAACAGAGTTACAAAGTTCTGCTCAGCAAATCTTACaggcctgggaacttgaaaccTAAGAGAACTACAAGAAAAACaactatgaaaaaatgttcttGCTTATGGAGCTGGTTACAATTGTAAAAGATTTTTAGACACACCTtgatcaatttcattttctttttttttttttgtatgtactAGAGTGGCCTCTGATTAAACACCCTTTAGTAAGTGTGAAACAGATCTttcaatatatataacataaaaattgcAAATGATAAGTATTGAGTGGGTGAGGTTTTTTGgtccttttttggtttctttgttttgttttgttttctcttttggagTTGTATTTAAagtaatggaatattttaaattagtggCATTTTATAATCATTGAAATCTGGTTTCATTCTCTCAACAGCATATTAGGGTTCTCTTGCTTCATGTCTTTTATGACACttgttattgttatatttttatgttttttcctattagACATCTCACTGTTGTCTTAATTTACGATTTCCTAATTACTGTTGGAATTGGTCATCCATTCACATGATTTTTTGTTATTCATACTTCCTCCTTTTCAGAGTGTCTGTTCATGCCTGTGTGTCCATTGTCTGCTGGgatgtttatctttttcatatGGATTCATTAAcattctttatattatatattctggatattattcctttattaatagttgaaaatatcttcttccagtgtgtggcttgtttttttcactctatttattctttttaaataaagcagaagCTGTTAATTTTAACAGAGTTGAACTGTCATTTTCTGCCCTCGCCCTATCCCACCCTCCAGAGGCGAGTCCTTGGGCACTTCACAGCTGGGGAGCCGGAAAGCGCAGACAGGCAGCGGGACCGTGCCAGCTGGGGGTGCTCTGGGGGCTGAGCCCTGAGAGGGCAGGGCACTGCCCAGCAGATCTGCAGGGGATTCAAGCCTGGGCAGTGGGTCACCGGCCTGGGACACCCCTCTCTGCAAGGCTCTGCCCACTCACAAGCCGACCCCAAGGGCCAGCAGGACCGTGGTGAGCAGGGGGCGTGGAGGCAGTGCACTTTATGAGTCTCCTATTGCCTAAAACCAGATAAAGACTgcacaaaaaccacaaaaaccaaaaagtaCAGGTTCATCTATCTCCTGAtcataggtttaaaaaaattctagattaTTAGTAAACTTGATTTAGcatgtttaagaaatattatgGCCAAGTTTGgtttatttgtaacattttaaaattgattttacatGCATTAACATAACTAACCATATGAATAGATTACTGGACAAAAATACATGTTCCCcacaaaatatgcagaaaaaactatttagataaaattcaacactcCTTCATGACTTGTAGCAAATCAAGATTAGTAGAGAAACTTTCTAATCTGATAACGGATTTTTACCAAATATCTTCAATAAATATCATTCTTTATAATAACTTTTTAGAAACATTCCATGTAAATCAAGAAAACCTCCGTCATAGCTGCCAGTCAACATTTTATTGGAGAAATAGCATAAttcttactcttttttaaaagaaattatatttcacatAGAAACTGAAATGATTCTactgataaaattttagaataacagAGTTTAGCAATTTAAGTGAGTATATCAACATGTAAGTACATTTCTTTATAACAACAAGACAGAGTTAAAGACTTAATTTGAACAGTACTATTTACAATAGTAGCAAAAATATAGGGTACCGAGGGAAGGCACTGGACCAGACAGGTCAAGATCTGCACAGGAAAGTGCATTCGAAAGGCATCGTGAAagacctaaaaagaaaaagacacgtGCATGTTCACTGAGAGGAGAATTCCACGGTGCAGATTCCAGTTTCCTACGcgtgtgtctgtatgtgtaaCGTTGTTGTAATCAAATATCAAGAGGGCTTGGGGGAGAGGAAACTTGATGAgaagattttgaaatttatatgaaacagCAAATATCTAACAATTACCAGGAGAAAATTAGGTGCTCATGCGCCCTGTCCCATGAGACTTGCTCTAGAACTCTGTGTATGTGTCAGACCCAGCTGGGTTATCTGCTGGGTTATCTTCTGGTaccaccccctacacacacacacacacacacacacgcacacacacacacacacacacgatcttGTAACTGGCTCCATAAACTAGAAACCTTTCTTTATAGTTTAAGTTCTTTTAtgtttcaaatgagttttcaatgttCACGTTGTGGCTAGAGCTGGCTGCTCTAAGTAACCTTGAATTAGTGGTACCATAGACAGTGAGTTTATCTCAGTGccaaagaggcagaaaagaaaagacagagagcTTAAGTAGAGTTTGGTGAGAGAGCTAAAGTAGCTTCAGTAGAGTTTggtgaccagaactttgtaattttctgttgcCCAGCCCAGGATGTAACAGAAGCAAGGgcctgaaaaagaacaaaaatatcttatgaactgtctctttaaaacccctcactctttctgggaattaaaacttgcatccctgcccaaggccagtaatcagaagggtggagaaatgttcttttttctttgtttctagtaCCCTAAATCACAGGAGATGGCTCGGTGGAATTGTCCAGACAGAGGTCATGGGATAATCTTCCCAGGAGATGCTATAGTTAAAGAGAAATTGGCCAAAGCTGAAAACCCCCATTAATCACTCTGTATTTCTGATTAAAAGGAGGACAATGGcactttaagatgagagtctaACATTCTCCTTATTTGcctgaaaatcaataaaattctctttccttttcttcaaaccgcttgttctcattcttcattcagtcacagggacaagtaccaaactttcaTAACAAGGACACACCCCAGAGGAGGGCCACCTACTCTGGGCACATGCAGGAAATCACAGAACCAATTTTGCTCTGACTTGGGACAGAAAACCGGATCTGGGATGTTAACAGCATTATAATTGTAAGGGTtaggggaaacttgccctttctcCCAAAAGTTTGCaaaaagatcaactcacaattaaggaagattaataagaaaaaggtttatttaccatgtgtgtgggaagaatcacagagtgattactcaatatcccagtgggatccagTTACTTTTATACatgccttttagaggggaggggagatgagaAGTACACTCTGTTTAGGGggaacaaatggtgctggggaggATAAATGGGCGGGGGGACAGACTGACTTGTCAATGATTCTCTTAGCAAAtgaaattaacctgagagacaggtattacaTGTGAATGGTTTGGGCCAGGTCCGGTGGCATTCTTGGTCCTCCTTCCTgcaatatactgagataacagggagaggaagggaagtcaattggcCTCTTTGATATTTTGATTGGTCAGATCAGCTTACGCAGATAGAGGGGAAGCCCCTTCCAATGCTTGTGATCTTGAAGGGCCTGTAATTCAAACTATTCTTTATAACAAAGAGCCATATTTGGGGGTGAAATTTCCAGAGCTCCTTCATAATCCATTGGCAATGATAGACTCTGCCAGGGCCCAGAAAACCAAACGGGAAACTGTCCCTCTGCAGACACCTTCCCCACGCAGGGTCACTGGGATCCTCATGGAAAACCGTGTCCTACTGGACAGGAGCTCAGAGGAAAACCTCCCAGGGATCCAACCAAAGTGAGTCAGCAGACACAAAAAACAACAAGGTTCTGGTCCCAGACACTAGAGATGACAGAGTAATCTGAGAGCGGCAGTAAAATAAGTGCACGTAGAATGTTcaagaaagataaagaaggaCTAAACCAGCAAGAACACCTCATGATGACAGGGTTTTAAAATGGCCAAGCAAAGTTCTAAAATGCATTGAATTAGAAATGAAACACAGGacaaatttgaagagaaaagagGGAGTAATTGCAAGGACAGACCCGAGCAGCGTCCGTGGCGCAGCACCAGCGGGTGGGGTGGGAGCCAAGGACAGGAAAGCGGCATTGGAGGAGCGAGAGAGAAGCTTCCACGCAGGGCAGCTCAGTCTCTTGTCCTCTGTGGTCAGAGGCGGAAGGAAAGACACCAAGTGCTCTTCTCACTCTctcacacgcacgcacacacacacgcacacacacacacacacacgcacacagacacacgcacatgcatgcacacacacactcacacacacagacacacgcacacatacacgcacagacacacacacacacacacacacacgcgtctGCACGTGCAGGCTGAGTGGCCCATCATCCCGGCCACAGAGCGAGCCCCAGTAGCGGAACCCCTTAGCCGCCCGCTGCGGGGGGTCAGAGCGCTGCGGTTGCGGGAGGGCGGGGCGGGGATCCTGACAGGCAGGCTGAGCAGGGTGGACACTGGCATCCCTGGGTGGGACAGATGCGTTCCTGGGTCTGTACACAGCTGGCTGGAAGAGGTCCCACACTCAGGGACCGGGACGTCTTCACTCAGGCCTGGAGCCCTGTGTCGCTCAAAGTCTCTGAGCAGCGCGCAGGCCGGGTGTCCCCTGCAGGTTACATTCCTTTCCTCCCACAGGGACCGCTTCTAACCTCCCAGACGCCGCCCGCACTGCCTCACCCCACACCCGGCCCGGCGTCGCGCCTCCTGCTGACAGGAGCACCCCCAGGACAGCCGGGAGGACGCCCCGCCTGTTCCCACgcgccctccctgcctccctgtgctCTAAAGACGCTGACAGAGAGGGCCGGCCTTTGTCTTCCCTCCTCACTGAACTCAAGTCTGCAGTCGGGCCGCCTCCCATTCCCCGCCCTCATGTCACTGACCCTGTCCCCTTTCCCTGTGTCTCCTGTCTCTCCGAGCCGTCCCCCGGGACCCCCAGAGCTCGCAGCACGCCCACCCTCGGGCTCCGCCCCCTTGGCCCTCGCCCTTCCCGTCCAGCCCCCCACCATGCCCAGGCCAGCTGTCTGCCCTCCTCCCATCGCTTTGTGGCCACCTGCTGCAACCACCCTGAACAGGCCCCTGTCAGTGGTCACATCAGCGGCCGGTGGGCCCTCAACTGTGACCCACTGCAGACCCCACACCCGCCCAGGGTGTCTCCTGCAAACACCCCCGCCCTGCCCTTGCCAGGCGGCTTCCCCCTGTTCCCAGGTGTGACTTTGCGCTCTGCCTTGGATCCACTTCTCGTCTCACTGGGCAGCCACTATGCACACCCGCGGGGAGTCACAGGGGAAGCCTCGCTGGCCACCGACACCCCGATCTGCAGGTTTGCTGCTGTCtctgcagagcagggctggaTGTGGGGAGAGACAGCGCGACGTCCtgggtcaggggtggggaaggcacTGAACGGCAAGGCTGGAGGAGCTGAAGACAAGCGCTGAGAATGCCCCACCTTTCCTGGGATTGTCCCTGGGGATTGGGGCTGTGTCCACAAAGTCTCCTGGGCTAAGAGGGTGGCGGTGCTGGTTGGGTTGTGGGGCACCCCTCGTCCCCTCAGGAAGGGAGCAGAGGGCATAGCCAGGGTCGAGGGCGACAGTCACTCCAGCTGCAACCTCTGCTGGGTCGAGTGGAGCAGAAATCGAGTTGAAGTGCTGAATCAAGGGGTGAAACGTGCCCTTTCTACCTGTCCCCCTCCGCACCCACGATCCCTGGAGGACACGGGAGTGAGGGTGCTGTTCTTGCCTTAGTTGTTCATCTCGGCCACTTCTGGTTCTAGTTGAGGGAGGATACAATGTGCAAGTGCAGCGTATGGTTGGGAATGGACATAACTTCAGGGCCAGGGATACCTTCTCATTCCCCAGATGTCCCTGACAGCTGGTCAGAGTCTACAGTGCCACCAATTAAGCCCATCCCCTTAACATAGACCTTGTCCcttatttaaatgcaaaaaccTCCAGGGGCAGGGTTAAGTGTGACTGGTCACTCACACCTTCCTAGTCCTTTCCTAAGAGGTTTAGATGCTGGGAAAAGTGAGAGCACAGCAGCCTGAGAGGAGCAAGACCTTGGGCAGGGGGAGAGAGCTGGGAGCAGGTGAGCACCCGGCACACACAGTGGTCCCGGTCAGAAGGTTCCTGGTTCAGATCTGCCCAGGTACTGTACCATCCCCCAGCAGCCCACCCCACCAAGCCCTGCTCACTGGGCAGCTCCAGCTGTGGGGCTCTTGGTCACGGTGGCCAGGAGGGACGCCCACCCTTGACACACCTGTCCACCTTTTTCCCCAATTcagttactgagcacctaccctgtgccggcccccaggctgggcactgggaacacagagatggtgaaaccccagtgatGTTCCCAGGGAAGGAGACACACCCCAGTGCGGTGACAGGAATGCTGAGGGGAGCAGGCAGCAGGACAggcaccaatttttaaaaaatatttgtttaatttttcattgttcattatttttaaatgtgcacaaAAGTAGAATCAACAGTGTAACAAACTCCCTCTAGCCACGACCAAGCTCTAaccatttttattagtatttttattaatattgtgtCATCTAACTCTTCCACACTTTTTGACAgaggattttaaaacaaattcaagaTACCACGCATTTCACCCACAAGTCCTCCCGCAGGCACCTCTGACATGAGCGTCTCTCAGTCCGCACCACAGCAGCGACGCTGGGGCCCAGCAGCACACCTGGGCCCTTCCTCGCTCCCCTGCCCTTCGGCACATCACCCGCCCCAGAGCGCAATCCCCCCTCCTACACCTCTAGGAGTCTCCCCAAGGACCTGCGACCTCGGGCCATGACTCACCAGGGGTTTCAGACCTGAGCCCGCCAGCAGCCCCCAGCTGCACATTCCTGGGCCCTGTCACAGTGTGGCCAGGCGACGGACACGGGAGCTCAAAGAAGACAGGATTGTCCTGTGCCACAGGCAGCGGTAGACGTTGAAAAGCCATTTGGAAATGCAGTCGTGCTCTGTGGCACACTTGTCGCACTCTTCTCAGTTTCTGCCATCCTCTGACTGAGGTTCGTGACGAATGCACACTCTTTCCTGGCTGCTATCTGCTGTCCCCAATAACAGTTGGCCCTGCAACCCAGGGCCACCAAGGGATCCACGGCCTCCTCCAACCCAGCACCGGAGCGAATGGGTTTGGTGCCATTTGCATGTGCTGCAGCTGCCAGTCTAACCACCGGGGGTGGCATCCCCCCAAATTATGGCATCAGGAAGAACCCCCCATGGCCTAGTCCTCAGAGCCAAGAGCTGCTTCCCGAACCTCCAGAGTCATCACCCAGGCTGCCGGAATGGCACCCCAGCTACCGCAACAGGGACAGGCCCAGGCCTCCTTCCCAAGGGCCAGCAGCTGCTCACTGTCCGTCCCCTGTGCCAGGATCTCGTCCCTGTGCTCATGGTTGTGGAAGGGGCAGGCAgctgcttctcctgcctccttccctctggcGTCTGCCCTCAGCTTCACTCTTCTTCTCTGAAGGCGGCACAGGCGCAGGGAGCAGAGACAGAGGACGGCGGCTGTGTGTGGGGCCGAGAGTGGGTTTGTCGTGTTGAAACCAGGGGTTGGGGCGATACAGCTCTTCCACGTGCTGCCCACTGTGGTCTCATCAGGAAACTCTGGGATTTGCCCTCGTGTTCTCCATAAGGAGCCGATAAAATCATCTCCAAGCCAGGGACGGGGACTAGACACTGACCCAGAAGGCAGGAGCTCCTTTTCCTAAGGAGAGGGTCTTTAGGACGGAAGCAGGGTCTGCTCTGCCGTCCCTCCCATTCAAGATACGTGTGGTCTTTATTTCTCGTGTCCCTGGCCCACGTGGCCCCAGATCCTTGGTCCCATCCAGCCGTGCCCCGCTCTCCGCAGACGTCCTGAGGCTGCACCGGGGGCTCGGTGGCTGCGTGTTGCTTCTCCGCGTCTGCACACGGCAGTGTGGACAAGCTGCACGGCCCCCAGGCTCTGCCTGTCTTTGTTCACCCGCAGGCCCTAtaaggcaggggaagggaagaggcaaAGACACGGTGCCGCCAAGCGACTCACAAGCGACCGCCCgcacctgccagcccagcccacccgcctcttcctttccttccgtGACGGCCGCTCCGGCCGAGAAGGGCTGCGCAGCCGGCCTCCCGCCCTGCGCCGTTCCGGGCCGGACAAGGAAGACAAAGGCACAGGGAGCAGAGCAGGATGGCGCCCGGGCCAGGACACCTTGTCGCTCTTCACCTGCCGAGAGCCGAGGGGGACAAGTCGGATGTCCTTGCCAAAGGGACTCCTGTGTACTTCGTGTACACGGTGGCCAGCCCGGGGTGTGTCCAACTGCAGTCGTGACCTGCCCGAGGAAAAGACAGCTTTCACAGAGGGGACTCTAACGCGCCTGCACGTCGGGGAGCCACAGCCTAAGAGGCTGAGGACATGAGGACAGCGACCACGATGTTCCAACCCGAGGGAGGACACGAGTATATCTCCCCTCAGGTCTCATCTAACCAGGGGGCCGGGGACTCCCCAGTCTCCTGCTGCCCCAGAAGATCCAGGGAACACCCACAAGACGTCACTCCCTCCCTTAGCCGGACTCAGCCTCTGATCCGGCTGCTTTGGAGGTTTGGGGATCTTAGGAAAGTGTGTGCTCCCTGGGTGGGGACTCTCACCGTGGGGAAGATTCTGCCAGTCTGGGGACAGTGGGTGTCGGGGGAGGGCTGCGTCACACACATCCCCAAAGGGACAGCAGGAGTCAGAGCTGAATATTCTCTCTATTGCTCTAAGgcttggaaaagaggaaaatagaggGAAATACCTTCtttcaacagaaaagaaaagccttAAGTGAATCAAaccaaatatgtttaaatttgaGACGTGTCAGGCGACACATGCGTCCCAGCGCTGCGTGCAGATGGAAatgcagagaggaagagaagcagccCCCCGAGACTGGCAGGGCAGGCGCTTCTGCCCGGCCTCCCCACACCCCCCGCCAGCACCGGCGACACAGGGACGGCCGGACAGTGCCCGCCCGGGCCTCGCCCCCAGGAcgggcctccccagggcccagcctgccaGGGGAGCGACTAGGGACCAGGCTGGGTCTGGGAAGCCGCAGAGTCCATGAGCCGGAAGCTCCTTCCTCAGCAGGAGGGTGGGCAGCAGCCGAGCGACCCTGGCATTCTGCCCGGGGCTGGAGAGCCCGGAACGCGGGCCCAGACACGGCGGCACCTGAGGACAGGGGTCTCGCCTCCATTCCTCGTCCTTCCTGCAggccatcctcatcctcatccacCCTGCGGGAGCGAGAGCAGAGAACACAGTGGGCCCTCGGCACACCCAGGTCAGCTACGCAGACGTTCACTGAGCAACCACTGAGTGCCCCAGGCAGGCCCTGGACGGTCCTTGAGACACGAGTGAGACGGAGCCCCTTCCTCAGAAGCCAACAGATCGGAGGCTTGCGGTCTGGGCCAGAAAGGGGACAGACAGTCCCTGCAACGGGCACCACCATAGGGAAGTGCTGCTCCTTCAGAGATGCCCCCAGGCAGatgccagccctgcctcccagggccctCAGCTCTGCAGACAGGGAAGCAGGAGAGGGGGGGAGCTGCCgcagccccaccccagccgcAAGGTGGAGGCCTCGGTCCCTCGTCCTACCACAGTCATGGCAGCTGCGCTCCTCTCCCTGCCGTCCCTCCAGCGGCCAGGCCTCCTCGGATCCCGGAGAGACTGGCCTTTGCCGCCTCAGGCCCTGGGACATGCAGGCCTGTGCCTGCTATGCTCTGGGGTGGGGTGACGCAGCAGCAGCTCCTGTCTCAGCCACCGGCTGTTCCTTTCTCCTCGTCACCCTCACATTCGggagctgcccccagcccctgcccccaggctgcAGCTGCTCCAGCTGCTCGGGCCCGTTCCcgctgccagcccctccctgctgagGGGCAGGAGACCCTCGGTTTCTTCCTCCTGTCTCTGGAACCCGTCTCAGCACGGGTGCCCCCGGCCTGATGGAGCCTCCTCGTGTCATGCTGCCCAGCTCCTGGGTGAGGACAACTGAGCCAGTGACCTCTGAGACCCCATGCCGCGGGACACTGCTTTCCCATGAGCCTGGCCCCTCCAGGAGATGACACTCACCAGGTGCGTGGCTGCACACCCGAGCTGCATGTCATGACGCACCTGCTGCGGGTTTCTTCTCTCGTCCTCGTCACCTGCTCCTCCTGAAGCGGGAGGCAGCCATGAAGGACACTGCGGCAGGAAGTCCCCAGCAGGCCTTCCTGAAGCCTCTGCGGCTGCCCAGGCCACCCCTCCACACAGGCAGCTCTGCTTGCCCGCCCTGGCTCCAGGCTGCCGTCACCTCCTGTCCCCAGACCCTCAGCCTCCGCAGGCCCAGCCTCACTGCTCAAGGCCGACAGCCTGCATCCTCCCTCCCAAAGCCACATCCTCGCAACCAGCTTCCTTTCCTGGCTGAGTCTGCAGCCCCTGAGTCATGCGGCCCATGGCAACGACAAGGCTGTTTCCCGAGGGAGTGACCAGTGGGACTGCCAGCCCTTGCCAGGAGAAGCCTGTTGACGGCAGCTCAGAAAAGCGTGCAGGGTGCACCGTCCACTCAGGAAAGCCGAGGGAGGAGGTGACAAGACACCACAGAGCCCAAGAGGAGCACACGCTGCCCACCTCGGAACTGACCCAACATCATCCCTGACGCCCTTTCTCCTCGGTCACCCCCTTCTTGCCCCAGATCGCACCTTCACTTGGTGCACCAGGTCCCCTTCTTTCCTCTGCAGGAGCTGAGTCCCCAGTGCAGTTCTCCAGGCCTCGGGCATCTGCGGTCTCTCAGCAGGAAGATGAGGACGGGTCTCATCCCACGAGGGGCCAGTCCCAGGTTCAAGGGGACGCACCTCCCCTGGACCGCCCTCTGTTCAAGGTCATGCAGCCAGGAGAGGGCCCCACAAACCAGACCTGAGGACTTTCCCTGCAGGAAGAAAGACGatcttcagaaataaaggaaaacaagaagcTTCCTAATGGTCCTTCCCCGTTTCAGTGAGGGCTTCAAGGAAGGTCTGGCTGCACATGTGACAGCGTGCTCTGAGACCAGCCCAGGACAGGACAGGAGGGGAATTGGCTACGGAATAgctaggaaaacaagaaaaaggaagtcAGAAAAGTTGAGTTTGTTAAGAAGGTCTTTgagttattaaataattcattgacTGGCAGCATCTAATGCTGTTTAGTAAAAACTACAGCGGTTGTCCACATAGGGCTGACTTCTGACCTTACCTTTGAGCCTGTTGGGGTCAGAAACTGATGCCCCAAACTGTGGTACTTTGACAGGCTGAACTGCAGAAGCctccaggtctctctgacctcaccCTCCCCACTGTCTCCCCCAAAGAAGTGGAAGTTCCTGTATCTGCCTAAGACCCAGACCCCCCAAGGGGAACAATTTCCCAGGAAGCAGGAAAGAGCTTCTTTGTTTAGTTACACAGCTTACAgttctgaaaagaaatataagcGGTTTATCAGGTTATAAATAAATGCTGCCAGTTAACAATGAGAACAAGGTGAGAAGTTGGATAGACAGCCACCCGCAGGAATCAAAGCCAAAAGCTGTCTAGCGTGAGATCCCACCCACTTGCCAGGGAGAGCTGCCCTGGCCTCTCAGCTGTCTCGCAGCTGATGTGCACACATAGCGCGGTCAGTCGCATGAGTGCCAgtgtttacaattttttaaagcaaactaaTTGCTCTGGAGAACACTACTCTTGGCTGAAAGTCCAGAATTTCACCTGTGGGTccttgttatgggttgaactgtagCCCCCCACAgttcctatgttgaagtcctaatcccttGTGTCCCAGAATGTGAccgtatttggaaatagggtcagcCCAGAGGTGCTCAGCTAAGATAGAGGCCACTAGGGTGGGTCCTAGTCCTTGATAagaactggtgtccttattaCAAAGGGGAAGGTGGGCGCAGACATGCACTGAAGGAATGGGATGGGAAGGGATGTGAtaggacacagggaggagacggCCACCCAGTAGCCACGGAAGGGGCCTGAGCAGACCCTTCCCTCACCACCCTCAGAGGGACCAGGCCCACCCCTGGGACTTCAAGACAGGCAGTGGGACTGCAGAGGACAGAGGCAGTTAATCCTAGGCTGACAATCaacctcctgtccccaccccagtgGCTTATATGTAGAGAGCTAAACTCCTAACATTACACCCTGGGCTTTGCATCGTGAGGCCGGGGCCCTGGGAGGTTCCCTGAAAACCACTGACGGAGGCAGACTgatgaacaggagaaaaggcaaacaCATCTATTTCAGTGCATACATGGAGGACGTATGGATACGTTCTCCTTCAGAATGGAGACCGCACCCCCGGGGAGGCACAGAGGCTTCTACACCACCCTGAGGGAACAGAAAGGGTGGGGCCTGGACCCTGGAAGAGCAGGTtatgggaggggagaagaggactCTGCTGAGGGCAacaaatggttgctagggagagTGAGGGCTGGGGAAGAGAAAGTAACTCCTAAGGGGTTCTCTCTGGAATTTGAATGAGCCTGAGAGGCAGAACACTATCTTCTAAATGAGTCTGG belongs to Lemur catta isolate mLemCat1 chromosome 14, mLemCat1.pri, whole genome shotgun sequence and includes:
- the LOC123649951 gene encoding uncharacterized protein LOC123649951, which codes for MPEAWRTALGTQLLQRKEGDLVHQVKEEQVTRTREETRSRCVMTCSSGVQPRTWVDEDEDGLQEGRGMEARPLSSGAAVSGPAFRALQPRAECQGRSAAAHPPAEEGASGSWTLRLPRPSLVPSRSPGRLGPGEARPGGEARAGTVRPSLCRRCWRGVWGGRAEAPALPVSGGCFSSSLHFHLHAALGRMCRLTRLKFKHIWFDSLKAFLFC